In Nitrospinota bacterium, the genomic stretch TCGCAATGGTCTTTCACGTACAGCCAGTCCCGCACGTTCTGCCCGTCCCCATATACCGGCATGGGCTCGCCCCTGCGGGCCTTGCTTATCAGGAGCGGGATGAGCTTTTCGGGAAACTGGTACGGGCCATAGTTATTTGAGCAATTGGTGATGTTCACCGGCAGGCCGTAAGTGTGATGATACGCCCGCGCCAAATGGTCCGAAGCGGCCTTGGAGGCGGCGTAAGGGGAATTGGGGGCATAAGGGGTTTTCTCGGTGAACCGCTCATCGCCGGGCCCCAGGGAGCCGTAAACCTCGTCCGTGGACACATGGACAAACTTGAACCCGTCCCTTTTAGCTCCCGATAGCGTGGAATAATAACCCCTCACCGCCTCTAATAGCTCGAACATGCCGTTTACGTTGGTTGATATGAAGTCTCCGGGGGAATCTATGGATCTGTCCACATGGGACTCGGCGGCGAAATTTACAATGTGATCCGGAGCGTGTTCCGTCAGTAGCGTTTTCACCAGCGCCCGGTCCCGGATGTCGCCATGGATGAAAATGTGGTTGGGATTTTTTTCCAGCGGCTTGAGGGTTTCCAGATGCCCGGCGTAGGTTAGCGCGTCCAGATTCACAACGCGGTACTGGCCGCCCGGAGTGAGGGCTATTGAAAAGTTGCCGCCAATAAACCCGGCTCCTCCAGTCACAAGAACCGTTTTCATTATTCCGCTCTGCTGGGCTCCATGGTTATGTTTTTTCCGGCTCGATACAATATGGTTTAGTGAACCGCCAAAATCAAGCCTTATGCCAGCCATTTTGCCAGCAAATTGGACATGCCCTATAAAATCCTAATGTAACTTTTCAAGTTCCGTTATCAAAATCCTGATTTATCGCGGGCTATTTTCTTTGTTAGGGGTATAAGTAGAAACTATGTGCACCTTTCCATGGTTACAGCCTGGAATGGCGTTTGGAGCATAGTCCGGTTATTTCCCTGCAATTCCGCTCTTTTCCTTCCCAATGAAACATTGGGTCATCACCGGTTCCGGTTTGAAGTGTTTTATCTTTCTTTTATCTTACTTTTAAATCTTTTAATGCTTTTAGATGTTTAGACAGCCGTAACGCAAGCTTATTTAATGCGTTGAAAGGGCTTGGGGCGCCAGATGTTCTACGAAAGGCGCCCATATATTCTACGTAAGGTTACCGTTCCTTCTACGTGAGGCGCCCTTATGTTCTACGAAAGGTGTACGTTTTCAATATGTAAGGGCGCCATGGCTTCTACGTAGGGAGAACATATCTTCTATGAAACGCCGGAGGTGTACATAAATTCTAAGATCCCGGGACGCTGTAATGGAAAGATAACCCTGCATTGCCCAATTATAGCTCTAATAGCTATTAAATCAGGCGTTATAGTGAAAGACCGGCCAGGTTTAATAATCCTCTTTAACGCCCGTTTCAACGATAGGCGCCCGTTTTTTCTATGGAAAGGCGCCCATTCTTTCTATGTCAAGCCGGGTTGGAGCAAAAGAAAATCCTGAAAAGCATGAAAAACATGGGGAATTTGCTAAACATGGCATACATGGCATACCTGAAAAACCTGAAACGGTAGAAAAAATGGGCGCCTTTGAAAACCCTTGGGGAAAAGGAAATGTTGGTGTACATTTTTAATTGACTTCGTACACCATAAAAATTAAAGTTATATCCGGTTGGTTGGTGGAAGGAACTTTTTAAAGCGGCGCCTGGCCGTTTATATTGCGGTTCCGGTTATCTTGAAGGGGGTTAATGCCGTGGCTTCCGGCGCGAAGAAGATAGAAGACACAAAACCCATAAAGGCCCACAGTTCGGCCATTCAGGTCACACACAAGCTCACGCTGGTGCAACACAAGGCGTGGCTGGTGCTGTTGCGCAACGCCTATCACGAGCTGGCCAACAACAATATCAAAAAGCACAAGATGCGCATGCAGGAGCTGGCGCTTTACCTGGGCTACACCAACAACCGTAACGACAAATACCTCAAAAACGTCCTGGAAGAGCTTGTGGACACGAAAGTGGCCTGGAACGTCTTCGACAAGGACGGTGAAGACGAATGGGGCGTGGCGGCCATGCTGGCCGGTTGCAAGGTGAAAAAAGGGGTGGTGGAGTACGACTACTCCTCGTTCCTGCGAGAGAAGCTTTACAACCCCAAGATGTTCGCCCTGCTCAACCTGAAGATCCTCAACAAGTTCCGCAGTAAATATGCGCTGGCCATATACAACCTTTGTAAAGACTATGTGGGCGCCGGCCAGGCGCCGCTGGTGGGGCTGGACAAGTTCCGCGAGTTTGTGGGGCTGGACACGGGCGAGTACACCGATTTTAAGAGCATGAACCGCCGGGTGATAAAAGAGCCGTTAAAAGAGATCAACGCCCTGTCGGACATCAACGTGAAGGTGGACTACATCAAGGAAAAGCGCAAGGTTGTGGGGCTCAAATTCATGATAAGGGCCAACCCGCAACTTTCGCTTGATATAGACTCGGTCACCGAAAAGGTCATGGGCCAGCCCTCGGAGTTCGATGAGGATATGGACGCGCCGCCAGACAAGGCCAACAGGGCCGGGGCGGTGGTGGACAGGCTTGTATCCTTCGGCGTCACGGAAAAGCAGGCCAGGAAGCTCTCGGAGAGCCACGAATACGGTTACATCATGGAGAACCTGGACGTGGTGGAGAAACAGTGCCGCTCGGGCCGGGTGCAGAACGTGCCCGCATACACCGTGACCGCCATAAGGGAAGACTACCGCCCCCGCAAAACCTTCATCCAGGCGGAAATGGCGGCCAAAGAGGCGGAGAAGAAAAAGGCCCGCACAAAAAAGGCCAGGGAGGAAATTTTAAAACGCCTGCTGGACGAGTTCGACGCCAAAAGCCTCGAAAAAGCGATACACGTCCTGAAACCGAAGGAGAAGGAAAAACTCCAGGGGGATTTCCTTCAACACGTAAGGGGGGAATCTTTCCTTTCCCAATACTACGCCCGCAACGGGTTCGAGAACATGGTGGTTAAAGGGGCCTATTTCGCCTTCGCCAAGGAAAGGCTGGGCATTCCCAGGCCCGGCGCGCAATCGCTTGTGAAAATGCTGGAGTCTGCCGGATACAGGGCCACGGAGTTCAAGGAAGAGCTTTCGCTTTATGAATAAAGGGGTTTTCGGCTTGATTCCGGGCGTCCCTCTTTAAACCTCTCCGCCAGCGGGTCCATATGCCAAAAAAAGTCCTTTTCCTCATCCTGATGTTTCTGATACCAGTGGCGGTCTTGTCCGCCTTTCTGGAGTTTGCCGCGCCGCTCATCATCAAGACCCCCCACCTGGTTTACAAAGAATGGCCCGGCAGGCCCGTTACCTTCCATCCGGGCATGAAACACCGCGCCGTTACGGATTATTACGACAACTGGTTCACCGCCAACCCGCTGGGGTTTAACGACACGGAACACGCCCCCGCCAAACCCGCCGGTGTGGTCAGGATACTTATCCTTGGGGATTCCTTCGTGGAGGCGCTCCAGGTTAAGCCGGAGGAAAACGCCGCCCGGGTCATGGAAAGGCTGGCAGAAGAGCGGGGAATGGCCCTGGAGGCTGTTTCCATGGGGATGTCCGGCTATGGGCAGGGCCAACAGCTTAAGACCTATGAGACCATCGGAAAAACCTTCAACCCCGATATGGTCGTTATCTATTTTTGCGCCAACGACCTTAACGACAACATGGAGCGTCCGGAATACAGCCTGTCGCCCGATGGCAAGCTTATGGCCGTGGAAAAAGAGATTCCCGCTGAAAGCTGGAAAACCGCGCTGGTCCGGGGCCTTCTGAACCGTTTAGAATCGTACTTCATCGTAAAAGAGGTTTTCGGCAGGGGCTACCGCCTGTTTTTCGCCACCGCAGAAGAGGTTCGCGCCGCCCGGACGGCCCAGGCCGGGGTGGCTGGCGGGGGCGGGATCGACGAGGGGGCGCTGGCCCATTACGCGGAGCCGGAAAAGCTGAAATCGTTCGAGACGCTGGTGAAAAGCCTGCATGAGACGGTGACGGTGAGGGACGGCAAACCGCTGGTTGCGGCGTTGGTGTCCGCCGGGGTGGTTTCCCCATCGCTGGAGTTTGAAAAGTTTTTGGACGAAATGGAGAAGGTTTACCATGAGGCCGGAGTTGATACGCTGAATCTCCAGCGGCTTTTTGTGGAGCGGTACCGGCGGGAAAAAACCCCGCCCCATTTCGAGCGGGATGTCCATTGGAACGCCGTGGGGCATCTATGGGCCGCCGGGGCCATTCTGGAGCGGGTGGAAAAACAATTGGGCGCAAAGGGGGTTAAAAATGGTTGAAACCGGGGGAAGGCTGATATTCGTGTATAACGCCGGGTCATCGCTGTTCGACAAGATAACCGATTTCACCCACAAGATCATCTCTCCGGCCACATACAGCTGTAACTTGTGCATGATCACTTTCGATTCGCTGGGCATGAAAAAAGAGTGGGCCGATTTTATTAAAACCCTCTCCCCTCCCCCGGTTTTCCTGCATAAAGACGAGTTCGCGGAAAAATACCCCGCCCTGGCCCAGGGGCCTTTCCCGGCGGTGTTTCTGGAGAAGGAGGGACAGTTGGGCCTTTGGATCACCCCCGCCGAGATCGCCTCCGCCGGTGAGGTGGACGGGCTGAAAAAGCTGGTTTTGGAAAAAACCGGAATGCCCGGGAAATGAAAGAAAAATGTTATGCCCCGGACGCCGGGGGATATAAACTATAAGCCTTTTGATAAATCCGATTCGAGACAGCCAGACATTAAACTATGAGCGGTGAAAAGATACTGGTTACCGGCGCGGCTGGTTTTATAGGGTTCCATCTCTCCCTGCGGCTTATGCGGGAGGGTAAATCCGTAACCGGGCTGGACAACCTTAACGATTATTACGACGTTAACCTTAAAAACGCCCGGCTGGCCATCCTTCAAAAGGAGCCCGGCTTTTCGTTCGTAAAGCTCTCCCTGGAAGACCGGGAGGGCATGGCGAAGCTATTCGCGGAAAACCGGTTCCACACGGTGGTGAACCTGGCGGCGCAAGCCGGGGTGCGCTATTCGCTGGAAAACCCGCTGGCGTATATAGACTCCAACGTGGTGGGTTTCGCCAACATCCTTGAGGGGTGCAGGCATGGCGGGGTAAACCATCTTGTTTACGCCTCCTCCAGCTCCGTTTACGGTGCAAACAAGACCATCCCCTTCTCCGAGCGGCATAATGTGGACCATCCCATGTCCCTGTACGCCGCCACCAAGAAGGCCAACGAGCTTATGGCCCACACCTACAGCTCCCTTTATAACCTGCCCACCACTGGCCTGCGGTTCTTCACGGTTTACGGCCCCTGGGGCCGGCCGGACATGGCGCTGTTCAAGTTCACCAAGGCCATACTGGAAGGCAAGCCCATAGACGTTTACAACCATGGCGACATGCGGCGTGATTTTACATATATTGACGACATTGTGGACGGCGTGGCCCGCGTGATAAGCCTGGCCGCTGAAAAAGACCCCGGCTGGGACGGGGCCGCTCCCGTGCCGGACAGAAGCTACGCCCCGTTCCGGGTTTACAATATCGGCAACAACCATTCCGAGGACCTCCTGCGGATGATCAGCATCCTGGAGGAGCATTTGGGAAAGAAAGCGGAGAAAAACTTCATGCCCATGCAACCGGGGGACGTGAAGGAAACCTCCGCCAATATAGATTCGCTAAAGGCGGATTTCGGGTTTAAACCCGCCACGCTCATCGAGCAGGGAATCCCCCGGTTCGTAGAGTGGTACAGGCAATATTACAAGGCATAAGGCTGTAAGTGACGAAAGGCCATGAAAATACCCTTCATTGATTTAAAATCGCAATACGCACTGATAAAAGACGAGGTGGCGGCGGGGATCGAAAAGGTCCTGGAGAGCGGCCAATACATAATGGGGCCGGAAATCGGCGCCCTGGAAAAGGAGCTTTCGGCTTTCACCGGGGTCAAACACGCCATAACTTGCTCCTCCGGCACCGATGCGCTGGTGATGGCCCTGATGGCCAAGGGAATTGGCGCCGGTGACGCGGTGTTCACAACGCCGTTCACATTTGTCGCCACCGCCGAGGCGGCGGCCCTGCTGGGGGCCACACCGGTGTTTGTGGACATCGAGGAGGAAACTTTCAACATAAGCCCCGAACTGCTTAAAAAAGCCGTGGAGCGCACCAGGATCGAGGGAAGGTTAAGGCCCGCCTGCGTTATCCCTGTGGACCTTTTCGGCCTTCCCGCCGATTACGATGCGATAATGGAAATCGCCGGGGAATCGGGCCTTTTCGTGCTGGAAGACGCCGCGCAGTCGTTCGGGGGTGAATACAAGGGGAAAAAAGCCGGGGCCATGGGGCATTGCGCCGCCACAAGTTTCTTTCCCGCAAAACCGCTGGGCTGTTATGGCGACGGCGGCGCTATTTTCACGGACGATGATGAATTGGCCGACCGGTTGAGATCAATCCGTGTCCACGGCCAGGGCAAAGACAAATACGAAAACGTAAGGGTTGGCCTGAACGGCCGGCTGGACACGTTGCAGGCGGCCATCCTTTCCCCGAAACTGCGCCTGCTTGCAGGTGAGATAGAAAAACGCCAGCAGGTGGCGCAGAAGTACGCCAAAGGGCTTTTGGGATATGCGAAAACCCCGGAAATCCCCGAAGGCTACGTGAGCGCGTGGGCGCAATACACCATAGTCACAGAACGGCGTGAAAAGCTGAAAGAGGCTTTGGGCGCGGCCGGTGTGCCCACGGCGGTGTATTATCCAATCCCTCTTCATCTGCAAAAGGCGTTTGAGGGGCTTGGGCACAAGAAAGGGGATTACCCCGCCTCCGAATGGGCCGCGGACAGGGTGATAAGCCTGCCCATGGGCCCGTATCTTGCCCTTGAGCAACAGGATTACATAATCACAGCAGTGCGGGAGGCGCTGGCCTGATGACCAGTCACGGCGACAGGCTGAAAAGCGCGCTTACGGCCTCCATCGAGGCCAAAAAGAGCCTGTTGGCGGATGAAAGCCGGATAGCGGCTTTCGACAAGGCGGCGGAAGCAGTTGTGGCCGCGTATAAACAGGGCAACCGGCTGTATATCGCCGGTAACGGAGGCTCCGCGGCGGACGCGCAACACCTGGCGGCGGAGTTTGTGTGCCGTCTATCGGCGGACCGCCCTGCCCTGCCCGCCGAAGCGCTCAGCACCGATACGTCCACCCTTACCGCCATCGGCAACGATTACGGGTTCGACCAGATATTTTCAAGGCAGATTGAGGCGAAAGCGAAACCGGGGGATGTTTTCCTGGCGATCTCAACATCCGGCAATTCCCCAAACATACTTCTGGCGCTGAAAAAATGCCGTGAAAAAGGGATAGGGTCCATACTGTTCACCGGCAGGAACGGCGGCGCGGCTAAAGGCCTGGCGGACCATTGCGTCATAGCCTATGGTGACTCATCCAACATCATCCAGGAACAGCATATCGTAATGGCTCACACCCTTTGCTCATGCGTGGAGGACGCCCTTTTCAGGGATGCCTAGGCGGCAAATCAAAGCTCCCCTCCCCGCCGTTCGCTTAATCCATCAATAGCAAGTGGGCCCCCTCCCCGGTGGTGGTATCTCAGCATGGATCTCAACGGCCTGTTGCCCAAACCGTTTCCCGCAATGTCACCCCGGCCAAGCGAAGCGCGAGCCGGGGCCGCGACCTTATATGTATTTGAAAAGAGGCCCTGATCCCGGGTCTCCGCTTGCGCTACGCCCGGGACGACATCGCTGGAACCTCCACTGTACTTTCAAACGGAGAAAACACCCCCTCCCCGCATCCAGATACAGCCAGGCCATGGCATGTCCCATCCCCAGCCGGTTTATCGGCCCGCCCTTATATCGGCGATGCGGGAAAAGCCGTTAAATAGAATAAGCCAGCAAAACAGCATGACGGCGGCACGGCATAATGTACAAAAAGCCAGCAAGATGTATAAACAGCAAAAGGGATATGTGGAGATAATTAATTTGACAGCAAGACGGCAATTGCAATATATTGTTAAGCCATTATGTGGTATTTAGCGATAATGCCATTATGCGGTTCTAATGGAAACATAATGGCATGATGGTAAGAGGGATATAAAGATAAGCTGGCATAACAGCATGCCAGCTATATGGTTTTATATAAACAGGAGGCAAGCAGGATATGGCTGAAATACTGGCCGTGGTGAACCAGAAGGGCGGGGTGGGCAAAACCCTGCTGGCCACCAACATTTCCCTCATGCTCCATCTAAAGGGGCAAAGGACGCTCTTGATAGACGGCGACAGCCAG encodes the following:
- the rfbB gene encoding dTDP-glucose 4,6-dehydratase, which gives rise to MKTVLVTGGAGFIGGNFSIALTPGGQYRVVNLDALTYAGHLETLKPLEKNPNHIFIHGDIRDRALVKTLLTEHAPDHIVNFAAESHVDRSIDSPGDFISTNVNGMFELLEAVRGYYSTLSGAKRDGFKFVHVSTDEVYGSLGPGDERFTEKTPYAPNSPYAASKAASDHLARAYHHTYGLPVNITNCSNNYGPYQFPEKLIPLLISKARRGEPMPVYGDGQNVRDWLYVKDHCEAIRLVMEKGRAGETYNIGGGAEMKNMDVVKMICAIMDELFPQSPHRPHEKLITFVQDRPGHDRRYAINAGKIEKELGWRPSETFPAGLRKTVQWYLDNEEWVAAVTRETYKGERLGVSGK
- a CDS encoding replication initiation protein, encoding MASGAKKIEDTKPIKAHSSAIQVTHKLTLVQHKAWLVLLRNAYHELANNNIKKHKMRMQELALYLGYTNNRNDKYLKNVLEELVDTKVAWNVFDKDGEDEWGVAAMLAGCKVKKGVVEYDYSSFLREKLYNPKMFALLNLKILNKFRSKYALAIYNLCKDYVGAGQAPLVGLDKFREFVGLDTGEYTDFKSMNRRVIKEPLKEINALSDINVKVDYIKEKRKVVGLKFMIRANPQLSLDIDSVTEKVMGQPSEFDEDMDAPPDKANRAGAVVDRLVSFGVTEKQARKLSESHEYGYIMENLDVVEKQCRSGRVQNVPAYTVTAIREDYRPRKTFIQAEMAAKEAEKKKARTKKAREEILKRLLDEFDAKSLEKAIHVLKPKEKEKLQGDFLQHVRGESFLSQYYARNGFENMVVKGAYFAFAKERLGIPRPGAQSLVKMLESAGYRATEFKEELSLYE
- a CDS encoding SGNH/GDSL hydrolase family protein; the protein is MPKKVLFLILMFLIPVAVLSAFLEFAAPLIIKTPHLVYKEWPGRPVTFHPGMKHRAVTDYYDNWFTANPLGFNDTEHAPAKPAGVVRILILGDSFVEALQVKPEENAARVMERLAEERGMALEAVSMGMSGYGQGQQLKTYETIGKTFNPDMVVIYFCANDLNDNMERPEYSLSPDGKLMAVEKEIPAESWKTALVRGLLNRLESYFIVKEVFGRGYRLFFATAEEVRAARTAQAGVAGGGGIDEGALAHYAEPEKLKSFETLVKSLHETVTVRDGKPLVAALVSAGVVSPSLEFEKFLDEMEKVYHEAGVDTLNLQRLFVERYRREKTPPHFERDVHWNAVGHLWAAGAILERVEKQLGAKGVKNG
- a CDS encoding NAD-dependent epimerase gives rise to the protein MSGEKILVTGAAGFIGFHLSLRLMREGKSVTGLDNLNDYYDVNLKNARLAILQKEPGFSFVKLSLEDREGMAKLFAENRFHTVVNLAAQAGVRYSLENPLAYIDSNVVGFANILEGCRHGGVNHLVYASSSSVYGANKTIPFSERHNVDHPMSLYAATKKANELMAHTYSSLYNLPTTGLRFFTVYGPWGRPDMALFKFTKAILEGKPIDVYNHGDMRRDFTYIDDIVDGVARVISLAAEKDPGWDGAAPVPDRSYAPFRVYNIGNNHSEDLLRMISILEEHLGKKAEKNFMPMQPGDVKETSANIDSLKADFGFKPATLIEQGIPRFVEWYRQYYKA
- a CDS encoding DegT/DnrJ/EryC1/StrS family aminotransferase, translating into MPFIDLKSQYALIKDEVAAGIEKVLESGQYIMGPEIGALEKELSAFTGVKHAITCSSGTDALVMALMAKGIGAGDAVFTTPFTFVATAEAAALLGATPVFVDIEEETFNISPELLKKAVERTRIEGRLRPACVIPVDLFGLPADYDAIMEIAGESGLFVLEDAAQSFGGEYKGKKAGAMGHCAATSFFPAKPLGCYGDGGAIFTDDDELADRLRSIRVHGQGKDKYENVRVGLNGRLDTLQAAILSPKLRLLAGEIEKRQQVAQKYAKGLLGYAKTPEIPEGYVSAWAQYTIVTERREKLKEALGAAGVPTAVYYPIPLHLQKAFEGLGHKKGDYPASEWAADRVISLPMGPYLALEQQDYIITAVREALA
- a CDS encoding SIS domain-containing protein, giving the protein MTSHGDRLKSALTASIEAKKSLLADESRIAAFDKAAEAVVAAYKQGNRLYIAGNGGSAADAQHLAAEFVCRLSADRPALPAEALSTDTSTLTAIGNDYGFDQIFSRQIEAKAKPGDVFLAISTSGNSPNILLALKKCREKGIGSILFTGRNGGAAKGLADHCVIAYGDSSNIIQEQHIVMAHTLCSCVEDALFRDA